The following proteins are encoded in a genomic region of Leptolyngbya boryana PCC 6306:
- the tnpA gene encoding IS200/IS605 family transposase, producing the protein MKDIGSLSHTKWECKYHVVFIPKYRKKALYYELRQHLGELFRELAAQKECRIEEGHLMSDHVHMLISIPPKYSVSQVMGYIKGKSAISIARTYQGRRKNFTGQHFWARGYYVSTVGRDEALVRQYIRDQEKEDQRVDQLNFFNE; encoded by the coding sequence ATGAAAGATATCGGAAGTTTAAGTCATACGAAGTGGGAGTGCAAATATCATGTGGTATTCATCCCCAAGTATCGAAAAAAAGCGTTGTACTACGAGCTACGGCAGCATTTAGGCGAATTGTTCCGAGAGTTGGCAGCGCAGAAGGAATGTCGGATTGAGGAAGGACATTTGATGAGCGATCATGTGCATATGCTGATCTCAATTCCACCGAAGTACTCGGTGTCGCAAGTGATGGGATACATCAAAGGCAAAAGTGCGATTAGCATTGCGAGAACGTATCAGGGGCGGCGGAAGAACTTTACGGGACAACACTTTTGGGCAAGAGGATACTATGTCTCGACGGTGGGACGTGATGAGGCATTAGTGCGCCAGTACATCCGGGATCAAGAAAAAGAAGATCAGCGGGTGGATCAATTGAATTTCTTCAACGAGTAG
- a CDS encoding TonB-dependent receptor plug domain-containing protein — MLQSESLQDQIERNPVEIAQQDSDPSSEEEEIIGVEKLQKPTSTPVYTIDSDEIRRESADSLAEILRRLPGFAVNDAGFGADIHTGTFYRGASINQSVFLLNGRPIGTNVNIYHGGTDLSSIPTGAIERVELTSGTAATLYGSEAIGGVVNVVTKKGTGIPQFNGFAQLGSFSTSNYRGSYSGALGAVNYLFSYQRFKADNDYFVPVGAANRGPDGRLFNGDSTQDNYYGNLSFDLNDRNSLSLDVSTVTSRRGLLYFGFPLQRDRLDHDTVNVGLTWKAALGRGDDSTLNTTLSFNQDYFSTYGPTQTTFFRRGIVNSRGFNARVEHNWQTSKTNNLRWGVDLQNSLLNGEAFSTLPQLAQFNGGFDRDRFQTALFALNTWQITNSFQAEFGLRQNFTSEFGSYLNPSVGTRWAVSPNLALRGSWVSVHRNPGLDQLYAFDTVHNWLPNPNLKPETGSSWTAGIDVQLSQSFAAQFTYFGSRLNDRIAVQSGQWANIGLVNTNGIEAALRWQIAPQWSTFVNYTYTDARIGSGVEQGLQLSTIPFSVARFGIGYASNGWEVNLFANYFSGARRALFTLASDSSRDFSPAWISFDLGLRIPIARGLGLSVFLENLADHSYEKVNRIYQPGLTYRIGLVSDF; from the coding sequence TTGCTGCAATCTGAATCGTTGCAGGATCAGATTGAGCGCAACCCTGTAGAAATCGCACAACAGGATTCAGACCCATCATCAGAAGAGGAAGAAATTATTGGAGTCGAAAAGCTTCAGAAGCCAACCTCAACTCCGGTCTATACGATAGACTCCGATGAAATTCGGCGTGAGAGTGCGGATAGTTTAGCCGAAATTTTGCGGAGGTTGCCCGGATTTGCGGTCAATGATGCTGGCTTTGGAGCCGATATTCACACTGGAACTTTCTATCGAGGAGCTTCAATCAATCAGTCTGTATTCCTGCTTAACGGAAGACCGATCGGCACCAATGTGAATATTTATCATGGTGGCACTGATTTAAGCTCAATTCCCACAGGTGCGATCGAGCGAGTCGAACTCACGAGCGGAACGGCTGCCACGCTTTATGGATCTGAAGCGATCGGGGGTGTTGTTAATGTCGTTACCAAGAAAGGAACTGGCATTCCTCAGTTTAATGGCTTTGCTCAGTTGGGATCATTTAGCACCTCGAACTATCGCGGCAGCTACTCAGGGGCACTCGGAGCGGTCAACTATCTATTTAGCTATCAACGATTTAAGGCAGATAACGATTACTTTGTTCCGGTTGGAGCCGCAAATCGAGGTCCGGATGGACGATTGTTTAATGGCGATTCGACTCAAGATAATTACTACGGTAACTTGAGCTTTGACCTCAACGATCGCAACTCACTCAGTTTAGATGTTTCGACTGTGACCAGTCGGCGCGGCTTGTTGTATTTTGGATTTCCCTTACAGCGCGATCGTTTAGATCACGATACCGTGAATGTCGGTTTGACTTGGAAAGCAGCGCTAGGTCGTGGAGACGATTCAACGCTCAATACAACTCTGTCGTTTAATCAAGACTATTTCAGCACTTACGGACCCACACAAACCACATTCTTTCGCCGAGGGATCGTAAATTCTCGCGGCTTCAATGCCAGAGTCGAACATAACTGGCAAACCAGCAAAACGAACAATTTGCGATGGGGCGTTGACTTACAAAATTCGCTGCTCAATGGAGAAGCCTTTAGTACGCTGCCGCAACTAGCCCAATTTAACGGTGGGTTCGACCGCGATCGCTTTCAAACTGCTTTGTTTGCCTTAAATACCTGGCAAATTACCAACAGTTTCCAAGCCGAATTTGGTTTGCGTCAAAACTTTACGAGTGAATTTGGCAGTTATCTCAATCCTAGTGTTGGAACACGATGGGCAGTCTCTCCTAATCTTGCACTGCGAGGTAGTTGGGTATCTGTGCATCGTAATCCGGGCTTGGATCAACTGTATGCGTTTGATACGGTTCACAATTGGTTGCCCAATCCTAATCTCAAGCCTGAAACCGGATCGTCTTGGACGGCTGGGATCGATGTACAACTGTCTCAGAGCTTTGCAGCACAGTTCACTTACTTTGGTAGTCGGTTGAACGATCGCATTGCCGTTCAGTCGGGGCAATGGGCGAATATTGGATTAGTCAACACGAACGGCATTGAGGCAGCATTGCGCTGGCAGATTGCGCCACAGTGGTCTACGTTTGTCAACTACACTTACACCGATGCCAGGATTGGTAGTGGTGTAGAACAAGGATTGCAGTTGAGTACGATTCCGTTTTCAGTGGCACGCTTTGGAATTGGTTATGCCTCAAACGGCTGGGAAGTCAATTTATTTGCCAATTACTTCAGTGGCGCACGACGCGCTTTATTTACGCTTGCGAGCGATAGTTCTCGTGATTTTTCACCCGCCTGGATCAGTTTTGATCTAGGCTTGCGGATTCCCATTGCTCGTGGATTAGGTCTCAGCGTGTTTCTCGAAAATCTTGCCGATCATAGCTATGAAAAAGTGAACCGGATCTATCAACCTGGTTTGACTTATCGAATTGGTCTAGTTTCAGATTTTTAG
- a CDS encoding ABC transporter permease, translating to MTNYVLISDGQLALAAMLILINLILSIVLQLGLEKQLWIGSIRMTVQLLLIGYVLKWIFALQSSWSVLSVALIMTLLAGQSAIDRTKRRYQGMYWNSFVSIFTSSALMLGAIVSGIIRVEPWYNPQYIIPMLGMILGNALTGTSLALDRFTEDLTVRRDQIESLLALGATRWEAAQGTIREAVRTGMIPTINQMMVMGTVSLPGMMTGQIIAGASPTDAVRYQIVLIFAIAAATGLATIGIVLLGFRSLFNIQHQLRLDRLQFKQKL from the coding sequence ATGACAAATTATGTTCTGATTAGTGATGGACAGCTTGCACTAGCAGCAATGCTGATTTTGATCAACCTCATCCTCTCGATCGTCTTACAACTTGGCTTGGAGAAACAATTATGGATTGGCTCCATTCGGATGACAGTTCAACTTTTACTGATTGGCTATGTATTGAAATGGATTTTTGCACTACAATCATCTTGGTCGGTGCTATCTGTAGCGCTGATTATGACGCTTCTAGCAGGGCAATCCGCGATTGATCGAACAAAACGCCGCTACCAAGGAATGTATTGGAATAGCTTTGTTTCGATATTTACTTCTTCTGCACTGATGCTGGGAGCAATCGTGAGCGGAATCATTCGCGTTGAGCCTTGGTACAATCCGCAATATATTATTCCGATGCTTGGGATGATTTTAGGCAATGCACTGACAGGAACATCCCTAGCACTCGATCGCTTTACCGAAGATTTGACGGTGCGACGAGACCAAATCGAATCATTGCTAGCACTGGGCGCGACCCGTTGGGAAGCTGCACAGGGAACCATTCGAGAAGCGGTGAGAACGGGGATGATTCCAACCATCAATCAAATGATGGTCATGGGAACGGTAAGCTTACCTGGAATGATGACGGGACAAATCATCGCGGGAGCAAGTCCAACCGATGCAGTCCGTTATCAAATCGTGCTGATTTTTGCGATCGCAGCCGCAACTGGACTAGCGACGATTGGAATTGTATTGCTAGGCTTTCGATCATTGTTCAACATCCAACACCAACTGAGACTCGATCGACTGCAATTTAAGCAAAAACTGTAG
- a CDS encoding ABC transporter ATP-binding protein — MLVIQDLGRQIQGRWVWKQINFELYPGERCAIAGEAGAGKTLLLRAIAALDPVQSGTIALQGKSLSDWFIPHYRTQVLYLHQRPALLEGTVEQNLQAIYRMAVRRSPDRYRDQRPRILEYLSILGRSPDFLDHPTHALSGGEGQIAAFLRALLCSPTVMLFDEPTASLDAQTEQRFEALVRLWQQENPVRSYFWTSHNPEQLERMTDQRLTLKRP; from the coding sequence ATGTTAGTTATTCAGGATCTAGGGCGGCAGATTCAAGGACGTTGGGTTTGGAAGCAGATCAACTTTGAGTTGTATCCGGGAGAACGATGTGCGATCGCTGGAGAAGCCGGAGCCGGAAAAACATTACTATTGAGAGCGATCGCAGCACTCGACCCGGTTCAATCTGGAACGATCGCTCTTCAAGGAAAATCCCTTTCTGATTGGTTCATTCCCCATTACCGAACTCAAGTTCTATACTTACATCAACGCCCTGCACTGCTCGAAGGAACTGTTGAACAGAACTTACAAGCGATCTACAGAATGGCGGTTCGTCGTTCGCCGGATCGTTACCGCGATCAAAGACCACGAATTCTAGAATATCTATCAATTCTGGGACGATCGCCTGACTTTCTCGATCATCCAACTCATGCTCTTTCTGGTGGAGAAGGTCAAATCGCTGCATTCCTACGAGCCTTACTTTGTTCTCCAACTGTTATGCTCTTCGATGAGCCAACTGCCTCACTCGATGCTCAGACCGAGCAGCGATTTGAAGCTCTTGTGCGCCTCTGGCAGCAGGAAAACCCAGTGCGATCGTATTTCTGGACAAGCCATAATCCAGAACAATTAGAGCGAATGACCGATCAACGATTAACCCTCAAACGGCCATGA
- a CDS encoding FecCD family ABC transporter permease — translation MTSTLPKVYKPLIPPVLGLGLGTLILLIILIHSVTLGARDIPLPTILASFTTFDNSFDHLVIQTVRLPRSLIALSVGAALAVSGALMQGLTRNPLAETGILGIEAGGALAVVISLFLFGSSSLTIYAGVAFLGAAIAAILVYFLGTLGRGGATPLNLTVAGAAMSALIASITTAILIVSQRTLEEIRFWLAGSLAGRDFDLFLQVLPFLSAGLVLAFLLSRQITTISLGEEVATSLGQQTLWVKFLTATSVVLLAGSSVAIAGPIGFIGLVVPHMVKFFIKTDYRWILPYSAILGAILLLVSDIAARVLLKPQELPVGVMTAIVGAPFFVYLAKSKVKK, via the coding sequence ATGACTTCTACTCTCCCTAAAGTTTATAAACCTCTCATTCCTCCTGTGTTGGGACTCGGTTTAGGCACGCTCATCTTGCTAATTATTCTGATTCACAGTGTCACCCTTGGTGCAAGAGATATTCCATTGCCAACAATTCTGGCATCGTTTACGACCTTTGATAACTCGTTTGATCATTTAGTAATTCAAACCGTTAGATTGCCACGATCACTGATTGCTCTCTCCGTCGGTGCTGCTCTTGCAGTCTCAGGTGCATTAATGCAAGGTTTAACTCGCAATCCACTCGCTGAAACCGGAATTTTAGGAATTGAAGCAGGCGGTGCTTTAGCGGTTGTCATTAGCTTATTTCTGTTTGGCAGTTCCTCGTTAACGATTTATGCAGGAGTAGCATTTTTAGGAGCCGCGATCGCAGCAATCCTTGTTTACTTTCTCGGCACATTGGGTCGAGGTGGCGCAACTCCGTTAAATCTGACAGTTGCAGGAGCCGCAATGTCTGCCTTGATTGCTTCAATCACGACTGCCATTCTGATTGTGAGCCAGCGCACGCTTGAGGAAATTCGCTTTTGGTTAGCAGGATCATTAGCAGGACGGGATTTTGATTTATTCTTGCAAGTTCTACCATTTTTGAGTGCTGGATTGGTGCTTGCATTCCTGCTCAGTCGGCAAATCACAACAATTAGTTTAGGTGAGGAAGTTGCAACAAGTTTGGGACAGCAAACCCTTTGGGTGAAGTTTCTAACTGCTACGAGCGTTGTTCTATTAGCAGGAAGTTCGGTCGCGATCGCAGGACCGATCGGCTTTATCGGCTTAGTTGTCCCCCATATGGTCAAATTTTTCATCAAGACCGACTATCGCTGGATTTTGCCCTATTCAGCCATCCTTGGAGCAATTCTATTGTTAGTGTCTGATATTGCGGCACGAGTGTTATTAAAGCCTCAAGAACTTCCCGTTGGCGTAATGACTGCGATCGTCGGTGCGCCGTTCTTTGTCTATCTTGCAAAATCGAAGGTGAAAAAATGA
- a CDS encoding FecCD family ABC transporter permease: MSDWRSPVLSFRLDRRVPAIALLLLGIGFAAIVFNVGRGEYPIAVFDIIRTLFGIDTGNPDHAFVIQTLRLPRTLVAFMVGAALSLSGTIFQGLTRNPLADPSIIGINTGASLAAVSVIVLFPNAPVYVVPFSAFAGAALMAMLIYGLAWHGGSSPTLLILMGIGLSAIASAFTSLLITFGSIYDVSQALVWLAGSVYGRTWEQFFSFLPWLIVLVPAAFGLARHLNVLNLGEDIAKGLGSRVEWQRGLLAMVAVGLAGASVATAGTIGFVGLIAPHLGRQIVGNRHEELLPISALIGGVLVVMADFVGRTVFAPIELPCGVVTAGIGAPFFLYLLVHQRQTA, encoded by the coding sequence ATGAGCGATTGGCGTTCTCCTGTACTTTCTTTTCGGCTTGATCGACGAGTGCCTGCGATCGCGCTTTTGCTACTCGGAATTGGGTTTGCAGCAATTGTTTTCAATGTTGGACGAGGAGAATATCCGATTGCAGTATTCGACATCATCAGAACCTTGTTTGGGATTGATACAGGCAACCCGGATCATGCGTTCGTGATCCAAACGTTACGCTTACCTCGGACTTTAGTTGCATTCATGGTTGGGGCTGCACTCTCCCTATCAGGTACTATCTTTCAAGGCTTAACTCGCAATCCACTCGCTGACCCTAGCATCATTGGGATCAACACTGGAGCAAGTCTTGCAGCGGTCTCGGTGATTGTTTTGTTCCCAAACGCGCCTGTTTATGTAGTTCCGTTTTCTGCGTTTGCAGGTGCAGCATTAATGGCGATGTTAATCTATGGATTAGCCTGGCATGGGGGAAGCTCACCGACTCTGTTGATTTTGATGGGGATTGGACTCTCTGCGATCGCGAGTGCGTTTACCAGTCTGCTGATTACCTTTGGCTCAATTTACGATGTCAGTCAAGCTTTGGTCTGGTTAGCAGGGAGTGTTTACGGTCGCACTTGGGAACAATTTTTTTCATTTCTTCCCTGGTTGATTGTCCTTGTACCTGCTGCATTCGGGTTAGCAAGACATCTCAATGTGCTGAATTTAGGGGAAGACATCGCGAAGGGATTAGGCAGTCGAGTCGAATGGCAGCGAGGATTGCTAGCCATGGTTGCAGTCGGATTAGCGGGGGCATCCGTTGCAACTGCGGGAACGATCGGTTTTGTTGGGCTGATTGCGCCCCATCTGGGACGGCAGATTGTGGGCAATCGTCATGAAGAATTACTGCCGATCTCTGCACTTATTGGAGGGGTGTTAGTGGTAATGGCTGATTTTGTGGGGAGAACAGTTTTTGCACCAATCGAGCTTCCTTGTGGAGTCGTGACAGCGGGGATCGGAGCGCCGTTCTTTCTCTACTTACTGGTTCATCAACGGCAAACTGCGTAG
- a CDS encoding DUF1636 family protein — MRSLLEKIYGCVALANPEKRIYLLGDLSPDTDHALLQLIQMCSNHPKGGFSWKNQPQQLESTILACIPSILTFSPEKEDEE, encoded by the coding sequence TTGAGATCTCTTCTTGAGAAAATATATGGTTGTGTTGCCTTAGCGAATCCAGAAAAACGCATTTATTTACTCGGTGATTTGTCGCCTGACACAGATCATGCGTTACTTCAACTCATCCAGATGTGTAGCAATCATCCCAAAGGTGGCTTTAGCTGGAAAAATCAACCGCAGCAGCTAGAATCTACAATACTCGCCTGTATTCCTTCCATTCTCACCTTCTCACCGGAGAAAGAAGATGAGGAGTAA
- the dpsA gene encoding DNA starvation/stress protection protein DpsA, translating into MTQMLVRPFGQVADNVILLDRSTTEPVCEGLNIALASFQALYLQYQKHHFVVEGAEFYSLHQFFEEGYEAVQGHVHDIGERLNGLGGVPVASFAKLAELCCFTPEPDGEFRCRQMVENDLAAEQALISLLRRLASQTESLGDRATRHLLETILLKTEERAYHLAHFLAPDTLVVLN; encoded by the coding sequence ATGACGCAAATGCTAGTTAGACCCTTTGGACAAGTTGCCGATAACGTGATTTTACTAGATCGATCGACAACCGAACCTGTATGTGAAGGCTTGAATATTGCATTGGCAAGTTTTCAAGCGTTGTATTTGCAATATCAAAAGCATCACTTTGTTGTTGAGGGTGCTGAATTCTATTCATTGCATCAATTTTTTGAAGAAGGTTATGAAGCGGTTCAGGGACATGTTCACGATATTGGAGAACGACTGAATGGATTAGGTGGCGTTCCAGTTGCGAGCTTTGCAAAACTTGCAGAACTATGCTGCTTCACACCTGAACCGGATGGAGAATTTCGGTGTCGTCAAATGGTTGAAAATGATTTGGCAGCCGAACAAGCGTTGATCTCGCTACTTCGTCGATTGGCATCACAAACGGAGAGCCTAGGCGATCGTGCCACCCGCCATCTACTTGAGACAATCTTGCTCAAAACGGAGGAACGGGCTTACCACTTGGCGCATTTTCTAGCTCCAGATACTTTAGTAGTATTGAACTAG
- a CDS encoding Asr1405/Asl0597 family protein has translation MQELGIPCRCTGHEPLKILIKNANSATQVWSVAKHIAMHRHELVQWLENCWVSH, from the coding sequence TTGCAAGAATTAGGCATTCCCTGCCGCTGCACCGGTCATGAACCCTTGAAAATTCTAATAAAAAATGCAAACTCAGCAACTCAAGTCTGGAGCGTAGCTAAACATATTGCAATGCACCGCCACGAACTCGTGCAGTGGCTTGAAAACTGCTGGGTATCACATTAA
- a CDS encoding ABC transporter substrate-binding protein, which translates to MTTISRLVRSLLLFALTILLVWGCNRTLSTTPHLTSEPIQPIQPAANCQSIEHAAGSTKICRQPQKIAVLSPYLLDILLSLGEQPAGYAGTSIGQGQFDHPAHQIPYLGNRIITQPMNLGDRTYPSLEALASLKPDLILGELWQGSQGKYDLFSQIAPTILIDDQQGGWQSNLQLIAKAMGRLDVIQPLMFAREQRMSAARQQLNAIVQANPRILLLSSGDLANGFYAYGQDRSVYSDLLEALGFKMTRLNDSMLEAIGAAPLSLEMLPQLDTDMLIVLGWDSNPNQNSLAWKRLQQKWNQTRLLKALPVSQAGRVYFMDGHLTMLRGPIAEAYILNDLLKQLTSKM; encoded by the coding sequence ATGACAACTATCTCTCGCCTAGTTCGATCTTTACTACTTTTTGCTTTAACGATTCTGTTGGTTTGGGGATGTAACAGAACTCTTTCCACAACTCCACATCTAACCTCAGAACCGATACAACCAATACAGCCAGCCGCGAACTGTCAGTCCATTGAGCACGCCGCAGGGTCAACTAAGATATGTCGTCAGCCTCAGAAAATTGCTGTACTGAGTCCGTATCTGTTGGATATTCTGCTATCTCTAGGTGAACAGCCTGCTGGCTATGCAGGCACCTCCATAGGTCAGGGTCAATTCGATCATCCTGCTCACCAAATTCCTTACTTAGGAAATAGGATTATCACTCAACCTATGAATCTCGGAGATCGTACTTATCCGTCTTTGGAAGCTCTTGCGTCTCTTAAACCAGATTTGATCTTGGGTGAACTATGGCAGGGTAGCCAAGGCAAGTACGACCTGTTTTCACAAATTGCGCCTACAATCCTGATCGACGATCAACAGGGAGGTTGGCAGAGCAATCTTCAACTCATTGCCAAGGCAATGGGGCGTCTCGATGTTATTCAACCGCTGATGTTTGCACGGGAGCAGCGCATGAGTGCAGCGCGTCAGCAATTGAACGCTATCGTGCAGGCAAATCCCCGCATATTGTTATTGAGTTCTGGCGATCTCGCGAATGGTTTTTATGCGTATGGGCAAGACCGGAGCGTTTACTCGGATTTGTTGGAAGCATTGGGATTCAAGATGACTCGCTTGAATGACTCAATGTTGGAAGCGATAGGAGCCGCGCCGCTTTCCCTAGAAATGCTGCCTCAACTTGATACGGATATGCTGATTGTCTTAGGGTGGGATAGTAATCCTAATCAGAATTCCCTCGCCTGGAAACGCCTACAACAGAAATGGAACCAAACACGCCTGTTAAAGGCATTACCTGTATCACAAGCAGGACGAGTGTATTTTATGGATGGTCATTTAACAATGCTGCGAGGCCCCATCGCTGAAGCGTATATTCTGAATGACTTGCTGAAACAGCTTACCTCGAAAATGTGA
- a CDS encoding sucrase ferredoxin: MVPFFCADAARSSNADLIGTASPYKAFIAVECPPPWTPNELDSKSVPANLSTLGEWVNEDYDRFQTCLLLIYNETLNQSGFTRLLIFEQASNFTNTYRQQEFHIADPNEIAPLIQAYLAGEPIDVTPVDNSFRDIFVCTHGSHDKCCAKYGYPLYREATTIVNHLSLHQVRVWQVSHIGGHRFAPTAIDLPAGRYYGHLNGSSLTSILTRTGDIQVLRQVYRGWSYLPWAVQAWERELLLQQGWEWMNYNVAIQVLAQNEDETLTSVELTFETPEGDRQIHRADIIADPNKAVYLKGECDSEQAFPFPQYEVQNWIRIK, from the coding sequence ATGGTTCCCTTTTTTTGTGCGGATGCTGCCCGGAGCTCGAATGCAGATCTAATTGGTACGGCTTCACCCTACAAAGCTTTTATTGCAGTTGAGTGTCCTCCACCTTGGACTCCGAATGAGCTAGATTCTAAATCCGTTCCAGCTAATCTCAGCACACTTGGGGAATGGGTGAATGAGGATTACGATCGATTTCAGACTTGCCTGCTATTGATCTACAACGAAACCTTGAATCAATCTGGGTTTACTAGACTGCTTATCTTTGAGCAAGCTTCCAACTTTACAAATACCTATCGCCAGCAAGAGTTTCACATCGCTGATCCCAATGAGATTGCCCCACTGATTCAAGCCTATTTAGCAGGTGAGCCTATCGATGTGACTCCGGTTGACAACTCGTTTCGAGATATTTTCGTTTGTACTCACGGGAGCCACGACAAGTGCTGTGCTAAATATGGGTATCCACTGTACCGCGAAGCTACCACGATCGTGAATCATCTATCGTTACATCAGGTTCGGGTTTGGCAAGTGAGCCATATTGGTGGACATCGGTTTGCTCCAACCGCGATCGACCTTCCAGCGGGACGATACTATGGACATCTTAATGGGTCATCCCTCACCTCCATTTTGACGCGAACAGGTGATATTCAGGTTTTAAGACAGGTGTATCGAGGCTGGAGCTACTTGCCTTGGGCAGTACAAGCATGGGAGCGCGAACTACTGTTGCAACAGGGTTGGGAGTGGATGAACTACAACGTTGCAATTCAAGTTTTGGCACAAAATGAAGATGAAACCTTGACTTCGGTAGAATTGACCTTTGAAACACCGGAGGGCGATCGACAGATTCATCGAGCCGACATTATTGCTGACCCCAACAAAGCTGTTTATCTCAAAGGAGAATGTGATAGCGAACAGGCATTTCCATTTCCCCAGTATGAGGTACAGAACTGGATTCGGATCAAGTAA
- a CDS encoding MFS transporter — protein sequence MRTFVIVWSGQLVSAIGSYMTHFAITLWAWQLTGQATALTLIIFSSQVASLVVTPFAGVIVDRYDRKKLMMLSDAVAALSTVAILSLYLTGHLQVWHFYVTSAINGVFSDLQEIAYSASIPMMVSKQDYTRASSMGSVLHYSSNIFAPALAGILYYSIGLLGILLIDLLTFCIAILTVFRVHIPQPVASRPSLQSQTTLLQEMLVGFRYVFAQPGLFALLVAALLFWFAHDIGASLYSAMVLARSNNNASVLASLSAIAGVSGVIGAIIMSTLGGPKRKIHGFLLGMVGAGISKAIFGLGQSPLLWFPSQFCSSLNFPLLGSSNDAIWLAKVSPERQGRVVATRSLLLLVVSTIAALMAGPLADRIFEPAMMPEGWLAGIFGSIFGTGSGAGMALLYVISSIGLVLVGAIGYWIPTLRDMETTVCDHDVEPYSSK from the coding sequence ATGCGTACCTTTGTCATCGTCTGGAGTGGTCAATTGGTCTCTGCCATTGGTAGCTACATGACGCACTTTGCCATTACTTTGTGGGCTTGGCAGCTTACAGGACAAGCCACAGCACTGACTCTAATTATTTTCTCTAGTCAGGTTGCAAGTCTTGTTGTGACTCCTTTCGCAGGGGTCATTGTCGATCGCTACGATCGCAAAAAACTGATGATGTTGAGTGATGCAGTGGCTGCGCTATCGACTGTCGCCATTCTTTCACTCTATCTGACTGGGCATTTACAAGTTTGGCACTTTTATGTAACGAGTGCGATCAATGGCGTTTTCAGCGACCTTCAAGAAATTGCCTACTCAGCTTCGATCCCAATGATGGTTTCCAAGCAGGACTATACTCGCGCGAGTAGCATGGGATCGGTTCTGCATTATAGTTCTAATATCTTTGCCCCTGCACTGGCAGGGATTCTTTATTACAGTATTGGGCTACTGGGTATATTACTCATTGATTTATTGACGTTTTGTATTGCGATTTTGACCGTATTTCGAGTTCATATTCCCCAACCTGTTGCTTCTCGACCCTCACTTCAAAGTCAGACAACACTATTGCAGGAAATGCTGGTTGGCTTTCGCTATGTGTTTGCACAACCGGGATTATTTGCGCTCCTAGTTGCAGCCTTGCTGTTTTGGTTTGCCCATGACATTGGTGCGTCATTGTATTCTGCAATGGTTTTAGCGCGTAGCAATAACAATGCATCGGTCTTAGCAAGCTTGTCTGCGATCGCAGGAGTCAGTGGAGTGATAGGTGCGATCATCATGAGCACCTTAGGAGGTCCCAAACGAAAGATCCATGGTTTTCTTCTAGGAATGGTTGGCGCAGGAATCAGTAAAGCGATATTTGGTCTGGGACAATCACCATTGCTTTGGTTCCCTAGTCAATTCTGCTCCTCCCTAAATTTTCCCCTTCTGGGTAGTTCCAATGATGCAATTTGGCTAGCCAAGGTCAGCCCTGAGCGACAGGGACGAGTTGTAGCAACTCGCTCACTATTACTCCTGGTTGTTTCAACGATCGCGGCTTTAATGGCTGGACCACTGGCAGATCGAATCTTTGAACCCGCCATGATGCCAGAAGGTTGGCTTGCAGGAATATTCGGTAGCATTTTTGGAACCGGATCTGGTGCAGGAATGGCACTCCTGTATGTCATCTCATCGATCGGTTTAGTCCTGGTGGGTGCGATTGGATATTGGATTCCAACGTTGCGCGATATGGAAACGACCGTCTGCGATCATGATGTTGAACCATATAGCTCCAAGTAA